In one window of Micromonospora cathayae DNA:
- a CDS encoding helix-turn-helix domain-containing protein: MPKKADTIGARIRYWRLRRNGMTQAVLAGLAGVSQSYVSQVESGRKTIDRRSTLVAIAAALQVTVADLLGQGAEPGDPARDNAAEAVPAIWSALIEIEDGERRPSTRAPADLAAGITRSDQLRTDSHYPAMARLLPGLLVEAAAVGGTTLARVAYQASTCLRHLGYRHLALNAARIAVAAAEDAEDAAWLGASRFAYTQSLPIESASLAARAADRSVAALQADAGDERVRQMLGQLHLSAALTSTVSGRPDLGRDHLAEAAREAATLGDPQDGAGFNGCGFGPTNVKLWEMSIAAELGDSGRVIEVSRTVRPRALVASIRHQSYWLDLGRALADSGQRDAEALAAFVQAERAAPAPFALNPLARDAIVAMVRRAKRRAVPDELRALAGRMSINLAT; the protein is encoded by the coding sequence ATGCCGAAGAAGGCCGACACGATCGGTGCCCGGATCCGGTACTGGCGTCTGCGCCGCAACGGAATGACCCAGGCGGTCCTGGCCGGGCTGGCTGGAGTCAGCCAGTCCTACGTCTCGCAGGTCGAGTCCGGCCGCAAGACCATCGACCGCCGCTCCACACTGGTCGCCATCGCCGCCGCCCTCCAGGTCACCGTGGCCGACCTGCTCGGCCAGGGCGCGGAGCCCGGCGACCCGGCCCGCGACAACGCCGCCGAAGCGGTCCCGGCGATCTGGTCCGCTCTCATCGAGATCGAAGACGGCGAACGCCGGCCGTCGACGCGTGCACCCGCCGACCTGGCCGCCGGCATCACCCGTAGCGATCAGCTACGGACGGACTCCCACTACCCGGCGATGGCCCGGCTGCTTCCCGGGCTGCTGGTCGAGGCAGCCGCCGTCGGCGGTACCACGCTCGCCCGGGTGGCGTACCAGGCGTCGACCTGCCTACGGCATCTCGGGTACCGGCACCTGGCGCTCAACGCCGCCCGGATCGCGGTCGCCGCCGCCGAGGACGCCGAGGATGCGGCCTGGCTCGGAGCGTCCCGTTTCGCGTACACCCAGAGCCTCCCGATCGAGTCCGCCTCGCTCGCGGCGCGGGCCGCCGACCGGTCGGTGGCGGCGCTCCAGGCCGACGCCGGGGACGAACGGGTCCGGCAGATGCTCGGTCAGCTCCATCTGTCGGCGGCGCTGACCTCGACCGTGAGCGGTCGACCCGACCTCGGCCGCGACCACCTCGCCGAAGCAGCCCGCGAGGCGGCCACGCTCGGCGACCCCCAGGACGGTGCCGGCTTCAACGGATGCGGATTCGGGCCGACCAACGTAAAGCTGTGGGAGATGTCGATCGCCGCCGAGCTGGGCGACTCCGGGCGGGTGATCGAGGTGTCCCGGACCGTCCGACCTCGGGCTCTCGTCGCGTCGATTCGCCATCAGTCGTACTGGCTCGACCTCGGCCGCGCGCTGGCGGACAGCGGACAACGGGACGCCGAGGCGTTGGCCGCCTTCGTCCAGGCTGAACGGGCGGCACCGGCACCGTTCGCGCTCAACCCACTCGCCCGGGACGCGATCGTCGCGATGGTGCGCCGCGCCAAGCGCCGCGCCGTTCCCGACGAGCTGCGCGCACTGGCCGGCCGGATGAGCATCAACCTGGCCACATAG
- a CDS encoding DUF2786 domain-containing protein — MSDVDALVGAALAAARGSDVRQAERQLDRLVVDDPAAVDAALFGRLVRAVGRLWPRGWQPVDVARIVTRRAGVRPGRLLADVLAADRRDHGNVPAWWDEQLRGLDAAVWWDDDAGHLAGWAARERLDRVTALREVVEVLAVLESLPPVAVLRPPPGAAAPAPAGPSGSRMLDRVRALLAKAESTSYPAEAEALTGKAQELMARHSIDQALLAAGPADQPGGVRLGTDAPYAGAKALLVQEVAAANRCESVWSDDLGFTTVLGFPADLEAVEVLYTSLLVQATSAMLRGRAERRRASSRRTREYDESFLNAFALRIGERLRAATERTSREAARAEGGDRLLPVLATRSDAVRQRVETLFPGVTRGRLTIRDAEGWTSGTAAADRATLAPGGRPARPVRGSGRRSGPSR, encoded by the coding sequence GTGTCGGACGTCGACGCGCTGGTCGGTGCCGCGCTCGCGGCGGCCCGTGGCAGCGACGTGCGGCAGGCGGAACGGCAGCTCGACCGGCTGGTGGTCGACGATCCGGCGGCGGTGGACGCGGCGCTGTTCGGGCGGCTGGTCCGCGCGGTCGGCCGGCTCTGGCCGCGCGGCTGGCAGCCGGTCGACGTGGCCCGGATCGTCACCCGGCGGGCCGGCGTGCGGCCGGGCCGGCTGCTGGCCGACGTGCTCGCCGCCGACCGGCGCGACCACGGCAACGTGCCGGCCTGGTGGGACGAGCAGCTGCGCGGCCTGGACGCCGCGGTCTGGTGGGACGACGACGCCGGTCACCTGGCCGGCTGGGCGGCCCGGGAACGCCTGGACCGGGTGACCGCGCTGCGTGAGGTGGTCGAGGTGCTGGCGGTCCTGGAGTCGTTGCCGCCGGTAGCGGTGCTGCGGCCACCGCCGGGAGCCGCCGCCCCGGCCCCCGCCGGCCCGAGCGGGTCACGGATGCTGGACCGGGTCCGGGCGTTGCTGGCGAAGGCGGAGTCGACGTCGTACCCGGCCGAGGCGGAGGCGCTGACCGGCAAGGCGCAGGAGCTGATGGCCCGGCACAGCATCGACCAGGCCCTGCTGGCCGCCGGCCCGGCCGACCAGCCGGGCGGTGTTCGGCTCGGCACCGACGCCCCGTACGCGGGGGCGAAGGCGCTGCTGGTGCAGGAGGTCGCGGCGGCGAACCGGTGCGAGTCGGTCTGGTCCGACGATCTGGGGTTCACCACCGTGCTGGGTTTCCCGGCCGACCTGGAAGCCGTCGAGGTGCTCTACACGTCGCTGCTGGTGCAGGCCACCTCGGCGATGCTGCGCGGCCGGGCCGAACGCCGCCGGGCGAGCAGCCGGCGTACCCGCGAGTACGACGAGTCGTTCCTCAACGCGTTCGCCCTGCGCATCGGTGAGCGGCTGCGGGCGGCCACCGAGCGGACCAGCCGGGAGGCGGCCCGCGCCGAGGGCGGCGACCGGTTGCTCCCGGTGCTCGCCACCCGCTCCGACGCGGTCCGGCAGCGGGTGGAGACGCTGTTTCCCGGGGTGACCCGGGGGCGGCTGACCATCCGGGACGCCGAGGGCTGGACCTCCGGCACCGCCGCCGCCGACCGGGCCACCCTGGCCCCGGGCGGTCGACCGGCCCGGCCGGTACGCGGGAGCGGTCGACGGTCCGGGCCGTCGCGGTGA
- a CDS encoding MDR family MFS transporter: MKASAPPAGVSDVVAGRMSRREVLQALSGLMVGLFVSILASTVVGNALPRIIADLNGSQTVYTWIVTTELLAMTATVPLWGKMADLYSRKLLIQLSLGLFVVGSLIAGLTPNVEVLLVSRVVQGIGAGGMTALATIVMAAMIPPREMGRYAGIFGAVFGVGTVAGPLIGGVLVDTSWLGWRWCFLIGVPFSLLSIVLLQRTLHLPVVRRQVRIDWAGAALITTGVSTVLVWSSLAGNKFAWASGWTALMVLGGLALLGAAVYVESRAAEPIIPLDLFRNRTVSLATIASVLVGVAMFGGSVFLSQYFQIALGKSPTVAGLMSLPMIFGLLISSTVAGQLITKYGRWKMYLVGGAGTMTVGMALLGTIDAHTNIILLSVYMAVLGVGVGMLMQNLVLAAQNDVPAHELGAATSALTFFRSMGGAIGVSALGAVLANRITSLMTEKFGPAAAGGGGSTEVPDITTLPEPVRSIVADIYGTATADLFLVGAPIAFLALIAVLFIKEKPLHTISGDERRAREEAAGIGAAH; encoded by the coding sequence ATGAAGGCTTCCGCGCCGCCCGCCGGCGTGTCCGACGTCGTCGCCGGGCGGATGTCCCGCCGCGAGGTGCTCCAGGCCCTCTCCGGCCTGATGGTCGGCCTGTTCGTGTCGATCCTGGCCTCCACGGTCGTGGGTAACGCGCTGCCGCGCATCATCGCCGACCTCAACGGCAGCCAGACCGTCTACACCTGGATCGTCACCACCGAACTGCTGGCCATGACGGCGACCGTGCCGCTGTGGGGCAAGATGGCCGACCTGTACAGCCGCAAGCTGCTGATCCAGCTCTCCCTCGGCCTGTTCGTGGTCGGTTCGCTGATCGCCGGGCTCACCCCGAACGTCGAGGTGCTGCTGGTCAGCCGGGTCGTACAGGGCATCGGGGCCGGCGGGATGACCGCCCTGGCCACCATCGTCATGGCGGCGATGATCCCGCCCCGCGAGATGGGCCGGTACGCGGGCATCTTCGGCGCGGTCTTCGGTGTCGGCACCGTCGCCGGCCCGCTCATCGGCGGCGTCCTGGTCGACACCTCCTGGCTGGGCTGGCGCTGGTGCTTCCTGATCGGCGTGCCGTTCAGCCTGCTGTCGATCGTGCTGCTCCAGCGGACCCTGCACCTGCCGGTGGTCCGCCGCCAGGTCCGCATCGACTGGGCCGGTGCCGCCCTGATCACCACCGGCGTCTCCACGGTGCTGGTCTGGTCCTCGCTGGCCGGCAACAAGTTCGCCTGGGCGTCCGGCTGGACCGCCCTGATGGTGCTGGGCGGCCTGGCGCTGCTCGGCGCGGCCGTGTACGTGGAGTCGCGGGCGGCCGAGCCGATCATCCCGCTGGACCTGTTCCGCAACCGGACGGTGTCGCTCGCCACCATCGCCAGCGTCCTGGTCGGTGTGGCGATGTTCGGCGGCTCGGTCTTCCTGTCGCAGTACTTCCAGATCGCGCTGGGCAAGTCGCCCACCGTGGCCGGCCTGATGAGCCTCCCGATGATCTTCGGGTTGCTGATCTCGTCGACCGTCGCCGGTCAGCTCATCACCAAGTACGGCCGGTGGAAGATGTACCTGGTCGGCGGGGCCGGCACGATGACCGTCGGGATGGCGCTGCTGGGCACCATCGACGCCCACACCAACATCATCCTGCTGTCGGTGTACATGGCGGTGCTCGGCGTCGGCGTCGGCATGCTCATGCAGAACCTGGTCCTCGCCGCGCAGAACGACGTACCCGCCCACGAACTCGGGGCGGCCACCTCCGCGCTGACCTTCTTCCGCAGTATGGGCGGCGCGATCGGGGTGAGTGCCCTCGGTGCGGTCCTGGCGAACCGGATCACCTCCCTGATGACCGAGAAGTTCGGCCCGGCGGCCGCCGGGGGCGGCGGCTCCACCGAGGTACCCGACATCACCACCCTGCCCGAACCGGTCCGGTCGATCGTGGCCGACATCTACGGCACCGCCACCGCCGACCTGTTCCTGGTGGGCGCGCCGATCGCGTTCCTCGCCCTGATCGCCGTGCTGTTCATCAAGGAGAAGCCGCTGCACACCATCAGCGGCGACGAGCGTCGGGCCCGCGAGGAGGCCGCCGGTATCGGCGCGGCACACTGA
- a CDS encoding TetR family transcriptional regulator, translating to MTTEGRRDRRKRQTRATLSLTALRMVAERGLDHVTVDEISEAAGVSPRTFFNYFPSKDEAIIGDQLVDGGRIVTRLAAVPPQVPPLAALRTALAEVLDEMQAHHDLWVLRMRVVECHPTLLPRLVSGGAQNERAIAAALATRLGLPPDHDHPALVSAVAGAALRVSMGQWVRSGGTRALTDLVDEAFAALAAGLPPPPAGT from the coding sequence GTGACCACCGAGGGGCGTCGGGACCGCCGCAAACGGCAGACCCGGGCGACACTGAGCCTGACCGCGTTACGGATGGTCGCCGAGCGAGGGCTCGACCACGTCACCGTGGACGAGATCAGCGAGGCGGCCGGCGTCTCGCCCCGTACCTTCTTCAACTACTTCCCCAGCAAGGACGAGGCGATCATCGGCGACCAACTGGTCGACGGCGGTCGGATCGTGACGCGGCTGGCCGCCGTACCCCCGCAGGTTCCGCCGCTCGCGGCGCTGCGCACCGCGCTGGCCGAGGTGCTCGACGAGATGCAGGCCCACCATGACCTGTGGGTCCTCCGGATGCGGGTGGTCGAGTGCCACCCGACCCTGCTGCCCCGCCTGGTCAGCGGCGGCGCCCAGAACGAACGGGCCATCGCCGCCGCCCTCGCCACCCGGCTCGGCCTGCCCCCCGACCACGACCACCCGGCGCTCGTCTCCGCCGTCGCCGGTGCGGCGCTGCGCGTCAGCATGGGCCAGTGGGTCCGCAGCGGCGGCACCCGCGCCCTCACCGACCTGGTCGACGAGGCGTTCGCCGCGCTCGCCGCCGGCCTGCCACCACCACCCGCCGGTACGTGA
- a CDS encoding SAM-dependent methyltransferase yields the protein MSGIDAGGRAESAPSGVDTSVPHSARIYDWWLGGKDNFAVDRATGAAMLEAIPTLRMMAAENRRFVHRMARYLVTQAGVRQFLDVGTGIPTRPNLHEVAQAVAPETRVVYVDNDPIVLAHARALMISHPEGRSEYIHADLRHPERILAEVARGGTLDLDRPVALTLIAILMLLGDADDPVGRIRVLTDALPSGSYLAITHPTPDFNPEAVASAVAAATGNGMTLVPRTRAEVARFFEGWDLVEPGIVPVPAWRPEGDPPADPEAVYYWSGVARKR from the coding sequence GTGTCGGGTATTGACGCCGGAGGCCGGGCGGAGTCGGCGCCGTCCGGGGTGGACACCTCGGTTCCGCACTCCGCCCGGATCTACGACTGGTGGCTCGGCGGGAAGGACAACTTCGCCGTCGACCGGGCCACCGGCGCGGCGATGCTGGAGGCCATCCCGACGCTCCGGATGATGGCCGCGGAGAACCGCCGCTTCGTCCACCGGATGGCCCGCTACCTGGTCACCCAGGCCGGAGTCCGGCAGTTCCTGGACGTCGGCACCGGCATCCCCACCCGGCCGAACCTGCACGAGGTGGCCCAGGCGGTCGCCCCGGAGACCCGGGTGGTGTACGTCGACAACGACCCGATCGTGCTGGCGCACGCCCGGGCCCTGATGATCAGCCACCCCGAGGGGCGCAGCGAGTACATCCACGCCGATCTGCGGCATCCGGAACGGATCCTGGCCGAGGTGGCCCGGGGCGGCACGCTCGACCTGGACCGGCCGGTGGCGTTGACCCTGATCGCGATCCTCATGCTGCTCGGTGACGCCGACGACCCGGTGGGCCGGATCCGGGTGCTGACCGACGCGCTGCCCTCCGGCAGCTACCTGGCGATCACCCATCCGACGCCGGACTTCAACCCGGAGGCGGTCGCCTCGGCGGTGGCCGCCGCGACCGGCAACGGGATGACGTTGGTGCCGCGCACCAGGGCCGAGGTGGCGCGCTTCTTCGAGGGGTGGGACCTGGTCGAGCCGGGGATCGTGCCGGTGCCGGCCTGGCGGCCCGAGGGTGACCCGCCGGCCGACCCGGAGGCGGTCTACTACTGGTCCGGGGTGGCCCGCAAACGCTGA
- a CDS encoding SWIM zinc finger family protein has protein sequence MPVDRWSTAQVLALAPDPAAVKGARSVGGAAKWSASGLTGEVLWGLCKGSGKNPYQVCVDLAGPAYRCSCPSRKFPCKHALGLLLLWAETGAGDATAPDWVNEWQAGRVARATRATTPRSTTGPADPAAAAKRAEQRATRVTAGLDELRRWLDDQVDQGLAGTERTGHQPFEAMAARLVDAQAPTVAGAVRRLGRGVGVGPHWADRILGELGLIRLLVTAHDRLDALPADLAATVRARVGYPTGNEEVLATPRVRDRWQVLGQVESSDDKVTTRRIWLRGARSGRFALLLAFAAPGQAFPADVVPGTEVDADLCFYPGALPLRAVIAERHGTPGPLAAPTGATDVRAALAGYAAALAAEPWRETVPVLLGGVVPTGDGHLVDPAGDGLPLVARHDEPWWLLAACGGRPVDVAGELGPAGLRPLAAWADGCYLPAAPGAPVGTRGRHRPELPTELLSAALVGTARRPWSGPTTVSGRAIGVGGDGGAGTVLEAAAVAVTYRRAGTAPAAGLRPVPAAPAESTPPLPAAPAARLRLLLAEGAAPGGAQTQQDLLAEWLRLADRHGGLVPPDTLPALLDAGRRSRALRPLLNRLGGRRGRWLAGLRSDWGYLWDEAPTGDTLPADGTDEDWTTGTAAERLAHLARLRARDPRAARELLAAGFAQENATDRARFVAALEVGLSPADEPFLERALDDRRKEVRETALDLLRRLPDPALRRRMAERALACVRPDGDGLAVVPPRECDPAMRRDGVDPQPPRGVGVGAWLVEEVLAHTPLSTWTVLLGRSPAQVVAVPARDDWGPVLRRGWARAAAGERDPAWADALVGVAGPTGRQRDQLPDALLWPLYEVLPAGQLGELIADALQGDPNRANRLLRLHPGDWSANLTGTVVDAIESRARRTDNHWHLTELCRLTAVPASPALADRVGRLAEELERDGAGPTAVRAVAQLAAVLAFRSEMHKEFR, from the coding sequence GTGCCAGTTGATCGTTGGTCCACCGCGCAGGTGCTCGCCCTCGCCCCCGACCCCGCCGCCGTCAAGGGCGCCCGCAGTGTCGGCGGCGCCGCCAAGTGGTCGGCGTCCGGGCTGACCGGCGAGGTGCTGTGGGGGCTGTGCAAGGGCAGCGGCAAGAACCCGTACCAGGTCTGCGTCGACCTGGCCGGTCCCGCGTACCGCTGTTCCTGCCCGAGCCGGAAATTTCCCTGTAAACACGCCCTTGGGCTGCTGCTGCTCTGGGCCGAGACCGGGGCCGGCGACGCGACCGCGCCGGACTGGGTGAACGAGTGGCAGGCCGGGCGGGTGGCCCGCGCCACGCGGGCCACGACGCCCCGGTCCACCACCGGGCCGGCCGACCCGGCCGCTGCCGCCAAGCGGGCCGAGCAACGCGCCACCCGGGTCACCGCCGGCCTGGACGAGCTGCGGCGCTGGCTCGACGACCAGGTGGACCAGGGCCTGGCCGGCACCGAACGGACCGGGCACCAGCCCTTCGAGGCGATGGCCGCCCGCCTGGTCGACGCCCAGGCCCCGACCGTGGCCGGCGCGGTACGCCGGCTCGGCCGCGGCGTCGGGGTCGGCCCGCACTGGGCCGACCGGATCCTCGGCGAGCTGGGCCTGATCCGGCTGCTGGTGACCGCCCACGACCGGCTCGACGCGCTCCCCGCCGACCTGGCCGCCACCGTGCGCGCCCGGGTCGGCTACCCGACCGGCAACGAGGAGGTGCTGGCCACCCCGCGGGTACGGGACCGCTGGCAGGTGCTCGGTCAGGTGGAGAGCAGCGACGACAAGGTCACCACCCGACGGATCTGGCTGCGCGGGGCCCGGAGCGGACGGTTCGCCCTGCTGCTCGCCTTCGCCGCGCCCGGTCAGGCATTCCCCGCCGACGTGGTGCCGGGCACCGAGGTCGACGCGGATCTCTGCTTCTATCCGGGCGCGTTGCCGCTCCGGGCGGTGATCGCCGAACGGCACGGCACCCCGGGTCCGCTGGCCGCACCGACCGGCGCGACCGACGTGCGCGCCGCCCTGGCCGGGTACGCTGCCGCGCTCGCCGCCGAACCCTGGCGGGAGACCGTGCCGGTGCTGCTGGGTGGGGTCGTCCCCACTGGCGACGGGCACCTGGTCGACCCGGCGGGCGACGGGTTGCCGCTGGTCGCCCGCCACGACGAGCCGTGGTGGCTGCTGGCCGCCTGCGGTGGTCGTCCGGTCGACGTGGCCGGCGAGCTGGGGCCGGCCGGGCTGCGTCCGCTGGCCGCCTGGGCGGACGGGTGCTACCTGCCGGCCGCGCCGGGCGCTCCGGTCGGCACCCGGGGTCGGCACCGCCCCGAGCTGCCCACCGAGCTGCTCTCCGCCGCCCTGGTCGGTACGGCCCGCCGCCCGTGGTCCGGTCCGACCACGGTGTCCGGTCGGGCCATCGGCGTCGGCGGGGACGGCGGCGCGGGCACGGTGCTGGAGGCCGCCGCCGTGGCGGTGACGTACCGGCGGGCCGGGACGGCACCGGCGGCCGGGCTCCGTCCGGTGCCGGCCGCGCCGGCCGAGTCGACGCCGCCGTTGCCGGCCGCGCCGGCGGCCCGGTTGCGCCTGCTGCTCGCCGAGGGGGCCGCCCCCGGCGGCGCGCAGACCCAGCAGGATCTGCTCGCCGAGTGGCTGCGCCTGGCCGACCGGCACGGCGGCCTGGTCCCTCCGGACACCCTGCCGGCGCTGCTGGACGCCGGCCGGCGCAGCCGCGCGCTGCGGCCCCTGCTGAACCGGCTCGGTGGTCGGCGCGGACGGTGGCTGGCCGGCCTCCGGTCGGACTGGGGCTACCTGTGGGACGAGGCCCCGACCGGGGACACCCTGCCGGCCGACGGCACCGACGAGGACTGGACCACGGGCACGGCCGCCGAGCGGCTGGCCCACCTGGCCCGGCTGCGGGCCCGCGACCCGCGGGCCGCCCGGGAGCTGCTGGCTGCCGGTTTCGCCCAGGAGAACGCCACCGACCGGGCCCGGTTCGTGGCCGCCCTCGAGGTGGGCCTCTCCCCCGCCGACGAACCCTTCCTCGAACGGGCCCTCGACGACCGACGCAAGGAGGTCCGGGAGACCGCCCTGGACCTGCTCCGACGGCTGCCCGACCCGGCGTTGCGCCGTCGGATGGCGGAACGCGCCCTGGCCTGCGTCCGGCCGGACGGCGACGGGCTCGCCGTCGTACCGCCCCGGGAGTGCGACCCGGCGATGCGCCGCGACGGCGTGGACCCCCAGCCGCCCCGGGGTGTCGGGGTCGGGGCCTGGCTGGTGGAGGAGGTCCTGGCCCACACGCCGCTGTCGACCTGGACCGTCCTGCTCGGCCGGTCGCCGGCGCAGGTGGTGGCGGTTCCGGCGCGCGACGACTGGGGGCCGGTCCTGCGTCGGGGCTGGGCCCGGGCCGCCGCCGGGGAACGCGACCCCGCCTGGGCGGACGCGCTGGTCGGGGTGGCCGGCCCGACCGGTCGGCAGCGCGACCAGTTGCCGGACGCGTTGCTCTGGCCGCTCTACGAGGTCCTGCCCGCCGGACAGCTCGGTGAGCTGATCGCCGACGCCCTCCAAGGCGACCCGAACCGGGCCAACCGGCTGCTGCGGCTCCATCCCGGTGACTGGTCGGCGAACCTGACCGGCACCGTCGTCGACGCGATCGAGAGCCGGGCCCGGCGGACGGACAACCACTGGCACCTGACCGAGCTGTGCCGGCTCACCGCCGTCCCCGCGTCCCCCGCCCTGGCCGACCGGGTCGGCCGGCTCGCCGAGGAGCTGGAGCGCGACGGCGCCGGCCCGACCGCGGTCCGCGCCGTCGCGCAACTGGCCGCCGTCCTCGCTTTCCGTTCCGAGATGCACAAGGAGTTCCGTTGA
- a CDS encoding ATP-binding protein encodes MTALRPHAEQQYADELAGLAATDDRPRPPGWRLSPQAVVTYLLGDGAKITPKYVGPRRLMEIAVATLATDRALLLLGVPGTAKTWVSEHLAAAISGDSTLLVQGTAGTAEEAIRYGWNYARLLAEGPSPAALVASPVMRAMETGTIARVEELTRVPSDVQDALITVLSEKTLPVPELNTEVQAQRGFNIIATANDRDRGVNELSSALRRRFNTVVLPVPASAEEEVDIVTRRVAQLGRSLDLPEVPAAVEEIRRVVTVFRELRTGLTEDGRTKLKSPTGTLSTAEAISVVTNGMALAAHFGDGVLRPGDVAAGIVGAVIKDPVSDAVVWREYLETVVREREDWRAFYRAARDA; translated from the coding sequence TTGACCGCGCTACGACCCCACGCCGAGCAGCAGTACGCCGACGAGCTGGCCGGGCTGGCCGCCACCGACGACCGGCCCCGTCCGCCCGGCTGGCGGCTCTCGCCGCAGGCGGTGGTGACCTACCTGCTCGGCGACGGTGCCAAGATCACCCCGAAGTACGTCGGGCCCCGCCGGCTGATGGAGATCGCCGTGGCGACCCTGGCCACCGACCGCGCGCTGCTGCTGCTCGGCGTGCCGGGCACCGCCAAGACCTGGGTCTCCGAGCACCTCGCCGCCGCGATCAGCGGCGACTCGACGCTGCTGGTGCAGGGCACCGCGGGCACCGCCGAGGAGGCCATCCGGTACGGCTGGAACTACGCCCGGCTGCTCGCCGAGGGCCCGTCCCCGGCGGCGCTGGTGGCCAGCCCGGTGATGCGGGCGATGGAGACCGGCACGATCGCCCGGGTGGAGGAGCTGACCCGGGTCCCGTCGGACGTGCAGGACGCGCTGATTACCGTGCTGTCCGAGAAGACCCTGCCGGTGCCGGAGCTGAACACCGAGGTGCAGGCGCAGCGCGGTTTCAACATCATCGCCACCGCCAACGACCGGGACCGGGGCGTCAACGAGTTGTCCAGCGCGCTGCGCCGCCGGTTCAACACGGTGGTGCTGCCGGTGCCCGCCTCCGCCGAGGAGGAGGTCGACATCGTCACCCGGCGGGTGGCGCAGCTCGGCCGCTCGCTCGACCTGCCCGAGGTGCCGGCCGCGGTGGAGGAGATCCGTCGGGTGGTGACCGTGTTCCGGGAGCTGCGCACCGGGCTGACCGAGGACGGCCGGACCAAACTGAAGTCGCCCACCGGCACGCTCTCCACCGCCGAGGCGATCTCGGTGGTCACCAACGGCATGGCCCTGGCGGCGCACTTCGGTGACGGGGTGCTGCGCCCCGGGGACGTGGCCGCCGGCATCGTCGGTGCGGTGATCAAGGATCCGGTCTCCGACGCCGTGGTGTGGCGGGAGTACCTGGAAACCGTGGTCCGCGAACGCGAGGACTGGCGGGCCTTCTACCGGGCAGCCCGCGATGCCTGA